In the genome of Flaviflexus ciconiae, one region contains:
- the wecC gene encoding UDP-N-acetyl-D-mannosamine dehydrogenase, translating into MTETFSPTDSFQSLCVIGLGYIGLPTAAFIASKGIAVTGMDTNQSYVDRINAGEVPFFEPDFEETLSRVVSEGSLKASSEVPHADAYIVAVPTPFNDNHELDPTYIESAAESITPHLTGGELIVLESTSPPGTTKKMAEHLIEMRPDLTLEDGKPNSVYFAHCPERVLPGRIMVEMEANDRVIGGLTPRGTELARALYATFCTGELLLTDATTAEMAKLTENSFRDVNIAFANELSVICDKLGIDVWELIELANHHPRVNILQPGPGVGGHCIAVDPWFIVSAAPEESKLIQAARNVNDSKPEHVIDKVLAKAARIKNPTIAALGIAFKPDIDDLRESPSLEIVRELATILEDGDIRVVEPHIKELPPKLKDLDSLQLQDLETAIADADIVLVLVDHKPFKQFDRAKLGDKVIIDTRGLWR; encoded by the coding sequence ATGACTGAAACCTTCTCCCCCACGGACTCTTTCCAGAGCCTCTGCGTGATCGGGCTGGGATACATCGGGCTTCCCACCGCTGCTTTCATCGCCTCCAAGGGCATTGCAGTCACCGGCATGGACACCAACCAGAGCTACGTTGACCGGATCAATGCCGGCGAGGTTCCGTTCTTCGAGCCCGACTTCGAGGAGACCCTTTCTCGCGTCGTCAGCGAGGGCTCACTCAAGGCTTCCTCCGAGGTGCCCCACGCCGATGCCTACATCGTTGCGGTACCCACCCCGTTCAACGACAACCACGAGCTCGACCCCACCTACATCGAGTCGGCAGCAGAGTCGATCACGCCCCACCTCACGGGTGGCGAACTCATTGTTCTCGAGTCCACCTCCCCGCCCGGAACGACGAAGAAGATGGCGGAGCACCTGATCGAGATGAGGCCGGACCTGACGCTCGAGGACGGCAAGCCCAACAGCGTCTATTTCGCCCACTGCCCCGAGCGTGTTCTGCCCGGCCGGATCATGGTTGAGATGGAAGCAAATGACCGGGTCATCGGCGGCCTCACCCCTCGCGGCACCGAGTTGGCACGAGCTCTCTATGCCACGTTCTGCACGGGTGAGCTCCTGCTTACCGACGCAACAACGGCCGAAATGGCAAAGCTAACCGAGAACTCATTCCGCGACGTTAACATCGCCTTTGCCAATGAGCTCTCCGTTATCTGCGACAAGCTCGGCATCGACGTCTGGGAGCTCATCGAGCTCGCCAACCACCACCCACGGGTCAACATCCTCCAACCCGGCCCCGGAGTCGGTGGACACTGCATCGCGGTCGATCCCTGGTTTATTGTCTCGGCAGCACCGGAAGAGTCGAAGCTTATTCAGGCGGCCCGTAACGTGAACGACAGCAAGCCCGAGCACGTCATCGACAAGGTGCTAGCAAAGGCCGCTCGGATCAAGAACCCGACGATTGCAGCCCTCGGCATTGCCTTTAAGCCGGATATCGACGACCTGCGCGAATCCCCTTCGCTCGAGATCGTCCGTGAGCTCGCAACGATTCTCGAAGATGGCGACATCCGCGTTGTCGAGCCTCACATCAAGGAGCTCCCGCCCAAGCTTAAAGATCTCGACAGCCTTCAGCTCCAGGACCTCGAAACGGCAATTGCCGACGCAGACATTGTTCTTGTCCTTGTCGACCATAAGCCGTTCAAGCAGTTCGACCGAGCAAAGCTGGGCGACAAGGTCATCATCGACACAAGGGGCCTGTGGCGCTAA
- a CDS encoding glycosyltransferase family protein gives MNLKSVAKQVRTGLWHLRNGGPEQLKKWQSRKKLSGPYSLAGPGSGRARRKGAAFDPLDIPEYQDLDRPRAFEGMRVAVIMDDFSLRAWGHEFTTVQVTPDNWQAELDRGVDLLFVESAWNGNGGAWQYQLTGSKAPTEPLRKLVGTCKDKNIPTVFWNKEDPPHFNDFLDTAKLFDVVFTSDSNKIEDYKRELGHDRVDSLSFAAQPSIHNPVRSPELHQIGDIAFGGMYFAHKYPERREQMDLLLGAASKVSKRGYDFTIYSRFAGADENYQFPAPLDKHVVGSLPYDKMLTAYRTNKVFLNVNSVVDSPSMCARRVFEIAASGTPVVSTPSVALQEFFPHDEVPLVDNTEEAEWTIRALLRSPQFRDRMVHKAQRRIWQNHTYTHRAEQVFRAASLPVENSILNKPSITAMVSTNRPQQLDHILSQVSQQRDVNVQLALCTHGFDTDIGAFKSKAKELGLENVTVFRGDESWKLGDCLNKLVEVADGDFAAKVDDDDIYAPQYLRDQINALWYSGADLVGKQACYLYLGSMGATLLRFPEREHRWTTFVAGPTLLGPTETFRTAPFESRTHGEDSAFLRLVADQGGKTYSTDRFNFLQVRGNTQHTWQSHDLEFLANSEYIGTGYNPDFVVA, from the coding sequence GTGAATCTCAAGTCTGTTGCGAAGCAGGTACGCACGGGACTCTGGCACCTGCGCAACGGTGGCCCGGAGCAGCTGAAGAAGTGGCAGAGCCGGAAAAAGCTCTCCGGCCCCTACTCTCTGGCGGGCCCCGGATCGGGACGAGCACGGCGTAAGGGTGCGGCTTTTGATCCGCTCGATATACCCGAATACCAAGACCTTGACCGCCCCCGCGCCTTTGAGGGCATGAGAGTCGCCGTCATCATGGACGACTTCTCCCTGCGAGCCTGGGGCCACGAGTTCACCACTGTTCAAGTGACACCAGACAATTGGCAGGCCGAACTCGATAGGGGCGTCGACCTCCTTTTTGTCGAGTCTGCCTGGAACGGCAACGGTGGGGCCTGGCAGTACCAGCTCACCGGTTCGAAGGCACCGACCGAACCGCTTCGGAAACTCGTTGGCACCTGCAAGGACAAGAACATTCCCACGGTCTTCTGGAACAAGGAAGACCCGCCCCACTTTAATGATTTTCTCGACACCGCCAAGCTCTTCGACGTTGTCTTCACCTCGGACTCGAACAAGATTGAAGACTACAAGCGGGAGCTCGGACACGACCGCGTTGACTCCTTGAGCTTCGCCGCTCAGCCCTCGATTCACAATCCGGTTCGGAGCCCCGAGCTGCACCAGATCGGTGACATCGCATTTGGCGGCATGTATTTTGCGCACAAGTACCCGGAGCGCCGCGAACAGATGGATCTGCTTCTCGGCGCCGCCTCGAAGGTCAGCAAACGCGGATACGACTTTACGATCTATTCGCGGTTCGCAGGTGCAGACGAAAACTACCAGTTCCCCGCACCGCTCGATAAGCACGTGGTGGGTTCACTCCCCTACGACAAGATGCTGACGGCCTACCGCACCAACAAGGTGTTCCTCAACGTGAACTCGGTTGTTGATAGTCCGAGCATGTGCGCACGCCGAGTCTTCGAGATCGCAGCCTCGGGAACACCCGTTGTTTCGACCCCCTCCGTTGCGCTACAGGAGTTCTTCCCGCACGACGAGGTCCCGCTCGTCGACAATACCGAGGAAGCAGAATGGACGATCAGGGCACTCTTGCGTTCACCCCAGTTCCGCGACCGAATGGTTCACAAAGCCCAGCGCCGGATCTGGCAGAACCACACCTACACGCATCGCGCCGAGCAGGTGTTCCGTGCCGCCAGCCTGCCTGTCGAGAACAGCATTCTAAATAAGCCGTCCATTACGGCCATGGTCTCCACCAACAGGCCCCAGCAACTCGATCACATCCTGTCCCAGGTATCTCAGCAGCGGGATGTTAATGTTCAGTTGGCCCTGTGCACACACGGATTCGACACCGACATTGGGGCCTTCAAGTCCAAGGCAAAGGAACTTGGATTGGAGAATGTCACGGTGTTCCGCGGAGATGAATCGTGGAAGCTCGGCGACTGCCTCAACAAGCTGGTCGAGGTAGCCGATGGAGACTTTGCGGCCAAGGTCGACGATGACGACATTTATGCACCCCAGTATTTGCGTGACCAGATCAATGCGCTCTGGTATTCAGGCGCGGATCTGGTTGGTAAGCAGGCCTGCTATCTGTACCTGGGAAGCATGGGCGCTACACTTCTTCGGTTCCCGGAACGCGAGCACCGATGGACCACCTTCGTGGCGGGCCCTACCCTTCTCGGCCCCACCGAGACGTTCAGGACCGCGCCGTTCGAAAGCCGCACCCACGGCGAAGACAGTGCCTTCCTCCGCCTTGTTGCGGACCAGGGCGGCAAGACCTACTCGACCGACCGGTTCAACTTCCTTCAAGTGCGCGGGAACACGCAGCACACGTGGCAGAGCCACGATCTCGAGTTCCTCGCCAACAGCGAGTATATCGGGACCGGCTACAACCCAGACTTCGTCGTTGCCTAA
- a CDS encoding acyltransferase family protein, with product MARTTSLSPHCEDSQDVLARRLPERRYLPELHGVRGLALAGVVVFHLFGNGRVSGGIDIFLAVSGFLFTGMLLREAATHGGRIDPLRYYGRLARRILVPAALVIAVTLAVGLALFPVTRHSQLWAEARASLLYFENWELISSQLAYGAAGPETSPFQHFWSLSVQGQFYIVWPVLAMVAVFAARLVKTSAARVMAVLVGIVFIASFAYAIYVGSYNQDEAYLLTTTRVWQLAFGGLLALTAGSIRLPKPLRFPAGWIGLAMIVSCGIVLDGRQLFPGPWALWPLIGLTLVFIAAGQKGGNHDPVGSATHFLSNRALSWIGDHAYGLYLWHWPLIIFYLELRGRDSFGLRGAVIILAITVVLAMLTYRFIELPLKNRQQSRPQDTARRANKIVVSAAAAALAVAGTGATLVLHEERSRPATDFVDWDWDHYPGALITTPEYADTPEAANYLPAVEDLQRELADIYRTGCVTAMANGPGLDKVKVCEDPDAPEDPTARIVISGGSHSAHWYEAYKTLGAIYGWEVLVVNKDACVFSISDSEGTKDCQAWIGNYIEWLEENDVDLVVTAGTRILAASDEQIEDGAIERWQQITDTGTDLVLMRGTPRPGEMVNDCLASGNTPEECGASSAHIADTNPLSGLDLPDGVYTVDVTDSVCPDGRNGADTCTAVVGNVVVWYDGSHLTNTFARTLAPLIEEQLKQQAAWLFE from the coding sequence TTGGCCCGAACGACGTCTCTTTCCCCGCATTGTGAAGATTCTCAGGACGTTCTGGCACGACGGCTACCCGAGCGCCGCTACCTACCCGAACTCCATGGGGTACGCGGTCTTGCCCTGGCCGGCGTGGTGGTCTTCCACCTGTTCGGCAATGGGCGAGTCTCTGGTGGTATCGATATCTTCCTCGCCGTTTCCGGATTCCTCTTCACAGGAATGCTTCTCCGGGAAGCCGCAACGCACGGTGGTCGTATTGATCCTTTGAGGTATTACGGTCGTCTCGCACGCCGCATCCTCGTCCCTGCTGCCCTGGTTATTGCTGTCACCCTTGCTGTAGGTCTAGCACTCTTCCCAGTGACGCGGCATAGCCAGCTTTGGGCTGAAGCTCGCGCATCTCTCCTGTATTTCGAGAACTGGGAGCTCATCAGCTCTCAGCTCGCATACGGGGCCGCGGGGCCTGAGACGTCACCGTTCCAACATTTTTGGTCGCTGTCAGTGCAGGGCCAGTTCTATATCGTGTGGCCGGTGCTGGCTATGGTCGCCGTCTTTGCCGCGCGTCTGGTCAAGACTTCAGCGGCACGGGTCATGGCTGTCCTTGTCGGTATCGTCTTTATCGCCTCGTTCGCTTACGCGATCTATGTGGGCAGCTACAACCAGGACGAAGCGTATCTCCTCACGACAACGCGTGTCTGGCAGCTCGCTTTCGGTGGCCTTCTAGCCCTGACTGCCGGATCAATCCGCCTACCAAAGCCACTGCGCTTCCCGGCCGGGTGGATTGGGCTGGCCATGATCGTCTCGTGCGGCATCGTCCTCGATGGCCGCCAGCTCTTCCCTGGCCCATGGGCGCTGTGGCCCCTGATCGGCCTCACCCTCGTCTTCATTGCCGCGGGGCAGAAGGGCGGTAACCATGATCCGGTCGGGTCAGCAACACACTTTCTTTCAAACAGGGCACTGTCGTGGATCGGCGACCACGCCTATGGTCTCTACCTGTGGCACTGGCCGCTCATCATCTTCTACCTCGAGCTTCGCGGGCGGGATTCTTTCGGTCTGCGCGGCGCGGTCATTATTCTCGCTATCACCGTGGTCTTGGCAATGCTCACGTACAGATTTATTGAGCTGCCGCTCAAGAACCGGCAGCAGAGCCGCCCCCAGGACACCGCTCGCAGAGCCAACAAGATTGTTGTCTCAGCCGCCGCCGCGGCTCTCGCGGTTGCGGGAACGGGGGCAACACTTGTGCTTCATGAAGAGCGCAGCCGTCCGGCGACTGATTTCGTTGACTGGGATTGGGATCATTATCCCGGCGCCCTCATCACCACCCCCGAATATGCTGACACCCCAGAAGCAGCCAATTATCTGCCAGCGGTGGAAGATCTCCAACGGGAATTAGCCGACATATATCGCACGGGCTGTGTCACCGCGATGGCCAACGGCCCCGGACTCGACAAAGTCAAGGTGTGCGAAGATCCCGATGCACCAGAGGACCCAACTGCTCGGATCGTGATCTCCGGCGGCTCCCACTCCGCCCATTGGTACGAAGCCTATAAAACGCTTGGCGCGATCTATGGCTGGGAAGTTCTCGTCGTCAATAAGGACGCATGCGTCTTCTCAATCAGCGATTCAGAAGGCACGAAAGACTGCCAGGCCTGGATTGGGAACTACATCGAGTGGCTGGAGGAAAACGATGTCGACCTTGTGGTTACAGCCGGCACCCGCATCCTCGCCGCTAGTGATGAACAGATTGAAGACGGTGCAATCGAGCGCTGGCAGCAGATTACCGATACCGGTACTGACCTCGTGCTCATGAGGGGCACCCCACGCCCAGGGGAAATGGTCAATGACTGCCTTGCCAGCGGGAATACACCGGAAGAATGTGGGGCATCAAGCGCTCATATCGCTGACACAAACCCGTTGTCTGGTCTCGATCTCCCGGACGGAGTCTACACCGTCGATGTGACCGACAGTGTATGCCCTGACGGAAGGAACGGGGCTGACACGTGCACGGCTGTGGTCGGGAACGTTGTCGTCTGGTACGACGGTTCGCACCTGACCAACACGTTTGCCCGCACTCTTGCACCTCTCATTGAAGAACAGCTCAAACAACAGGCCGCCTGGCTGTTCGAATGA
- a CDS encoding alanine/glycine:cation symporter family protein, with amino-acid sequence MKQFEDWLNGVTDPITAWLTTVNDWVYSWIVIIALVGTGIFLTFVTKGVQFRHVRTMFQHLKRSRQGAKGGITSFQAFAIGMATRIGIGNITGVALAMILGGPGALFWMWVVAFFGMATAFSEATLAQLFKQRHPDGTFRGGPATYILHGTKSPFLAKLFAAFMVFCMVVAMPMVQANSISGVLQSSHNVPLWISGAIIAIAAATVLIGGVRGIAKATEIISPVMALVYIVTALAIIVLNLDALPDFFSAVFRSAFGLDEALAGTAGGIFAAILNGTRRGLFSNEAGMGTNPNAAATATVDHPVSQGLIQALGVFLDTVIVSTATGFIILTSGVVDLSGLDSTASSYLTSQAVMGSLGTWMAWPFSIMIFFFAFSSILGAYAYADANMVFLGWTSKIWERGAQALAVLSSGVGAILAVPFVWTLMDSAMAFVTVLNLIGVLALTRWITGALKDFDEQHKQGNEPVFNEDTADLPSRLPTNGWVLTE; translated from the coding sequence ATGAAACAGTTCGAGGATTGGCTCAACGGTGTCACGGACCCGATCACGGCGTGGCTGACCACCGTCAACGACTGGGTCTACAGCTGGATTGTCATCATTGCCCTCGTCGGCACCGGCATCTTCCTTACCTTCGTCACCAAGGGCGTGCAGTTCCGGCACGTTCGCACCATGTTCCAGCACCTGAAGCGCTCGCGGCAGGGCGCCAAGGGCGGGATCACCTCATTCCAGGCCTTCGCGATCGGCATGGCTACTCGCATTGGAATCGGCAATATTACGGGCGTGGCTCTTGCCATGATTCTTGGCGGGCCGGGTGCCCTGTTCTGGATGTGGGTGGTTGCCTTCTTTGGCATGGCCACTGCGTTCTCCGAAGCAACGCTTGCCCAGCTATTCAAGCAGCGGCACCCGGATGGCACATTCCGTGGCGGACCCGCCACGTATATTCTTCACGGCACAAAGTCGCCGTTCCTCGCAAAGCTTTTCGCCGCGTTCATGGTTTTCTGCATGGTTGTTGCCATGCCCATGGTCCAGGCGAACTCCATCTCGGGCGTGCTTCAGTCCAGCCACAATGTTCCCTTGTGGATCTCCGGCGCCATTATTGCGATCGCGGCGGCAACGGTTCTTATCGGCGGCGTTCGGGGCATTGCCAAGGCAACGGAGATCATCTCCCCCGTTATGGCGCTCGTCTACATCGTCACGGCACTGGCAATTATTGTCCTCAACCTCGATGCTCTTCCGGACTTCTTCAGCGCGGTATTCCGTTCCGCGTTTGGTCTCGATGAGGCGCTCGCCGGCACGGCCGGTGGCATCTTTGCCGCCATCCTCAACGGCACCCGCCGCGGCCTGTTCTCCAACGAGGCCGGTATGGGAACAAACCCGAACGCCGCGGCAACGGCAACGGTTGACCACCCGGTGTCTCAGGGACTTATCCAGGCACTTGGCGTCTTCCTCGACACGGTGATCGTCAGCACCGCGACGGGCTTCATCATTCTCACCTCGGGTGTGGTGGATCTGAGTGGGCTTGACTCCACGGCCTCCTCCTACCTCACATCCCAGGCCGTCATGGGATCACTGGGGACGTGGATGGCGTGGCCGTTCTCGATCATGATCTTCTTCTTCGCTTTCTCGTCGATCCTGGGTGCCTACGCCTATGCGGATGCGAACATGGTCTTCCTCGGCTGGACATCGAAGATCTGGGAACGGGGCGCTCAAGCGCTTGCCGTCCTCTCCTCCGGCGTCGGCGCCATTCTCGCCGTACCCTTCGTGTGGACACTCATGGACTCCGCCATGGCATTCGTGACAGTTCTCAACCTCATTGGCGTCCTCGCGTTAACGCGGTGGATCACCGGTGCTCTGAAAGACTTCGACGAGCAACACAAGCAGGGCAACGAGCCGGTCTTTAACGAAGACACTGCTGACCTGCCGTCACGCCTCCCCACGAACGGCTGGGTCCTCACCGAATAG
- a CDS encoding replication-associated recombination protein A yields the protein MDLFDNAGMETVGIPNDSRGPLAVRMRPRTIDDVLGQDHLLAPGGPLRRLIESDSGDSGPSSVILWGPPGTGKTTLSYLIARSGARKFVELSAVSAGVKELRAVIAEARRHLTTSGAETVLFIDEVHRFSKTQQDALLPAVENRWVILVAATTENPSFSIVTPLLSRSIMLTLHGLGPEDIGKLLERAVSDERGLAGKFSLPAESKDMIVRLAGSDARRSLTVLEAAAGTTEARGESEITVEDVSEAIDVAAVAYDRDGDVHYDVISAFIKSIRGSNVDAAMHYLARMLEAGEDPRFVARRLMISAAEDIGMADPSALQTATAAAQSVALVGMPEARIILAEAVVHLATAPKSNAAYNAINAAIKDVRDGKVGSIPNHLRDGSVWASRQTGAGEGYKYAHDFPGHVVHQQYLPDELAGTRYYEPTENGYESQITPRLAKYRSIVDGEQ from the coding sequence GTGGATTTGTTCGATAACGCTGGTATGGAAACGGTTGGTATTCCGAATGATAGCCGCGGGCCTCTTGCCGTTCGCATGCGGCCCCGTACCATCGACGACGTGCTGGGGCAGGACCATTTACTGGCTCCCGGAGGTCCGCTACGCCGACTCATCGAGTCCGACTCCGGTGACTCGGGACCGTCCTCGGTAATTCTCTGGGGCCCTCCCGGCACCGGTAAGACGACACTGTCCTATTTGATTGCCCGCTCGGGTGCCCGTAAGTTCGTCGAACTCTCTGCAGTTTCCGCTGGAGTGAAAGAACTCCGCGCGGTTATTGCCGAAGCGCGTCGGCACCTGACGACATCGGGTGCGGAGACGGTTCTCTTCATTGACGAAGTGCACCGCTTCTCAAAAACGCAGCAGGATGCTCTCCTGCCAGCGGTGGAGAACCGCTGGGTCATCCTTGTTGCCGCCACAACGGAGAATCCGTCGTTCTCGATCGTTACTCCGTTGCTGTCCCGTTCAATCATGCTGACCCTGCACGGCTTGGGACCCGAAGATATTGGGAAGCTTCTGGAACGGGCTGTGAGTGACGAACGTGGGCTGGCAGGGAAGTTCAGTCTCCCGGCGGAGTCGAAAGACATGATTGTCCGGCTGGCCGGATCGGATGCTCGCAGGAGCTTGACGGTTCTTGAGGCGGCTGCCGGCACGACCGAGGCACGCGGTGAATCCGAGATCACGGTTGAGGATGTTTCCGAAGCGATTGACGTTGCGGCAGTAGCCTACGACCGCGATGGTGATGTTCACTACGATGTAATATCCGCCTTCATTAAGTCCATTCGCGGTTCGAACGTTGATGCTGCCATGCATTACCTGGCGCGAATGTTGGAGGCGGGGGAGGATCCCCGGTTCGTTGCCCGCAGGCTCATGATCTCCGCCGCCGAGGATATTGGGATGGCTGACCCGTCTGCCCTGCAGACCGCCACGGCCGCAGCCCAGTCGGTAGCCCTGGTCGGCATGCCGGAGGCCCGGATCATTCTCGCCGAGGCAGTTGTTCACCTGGCAACCGCACCGAAGTCGAATGCGGCGTACAACGCGATCAACGCGGCGATCAAGGATGTACGGGACGGCAAGGTTGGTTCGATCCCGAATCACCTGCGCGACGGTTCCGTGTGGGCATCCCGCCAAACGGGTGCGGGGGAGGGCTACAAGTATGCTCACGACTTCCCGGGTCACGTTGTGCACCAGCAATACCTGCCGGATGAGCTGGCGGGCACCCGGTACTACGAGCCGACGGAGAATGGCTACGAGTCGCAAATCACGCCGCGTTTAGCCAAGTACCGCTCCATAGTTGATGGCGAGCAGTGA
- the rpsD gene encoding 30S ribosomal protein S4: protein MSNSRSRKQVRLSRALGIALTPKAERYMQRRPYRPGEHGRGRTKDSDYSVRLKEKQRLRAQYGIREAQLATLFKEAHRIEGQTGENLVELLEMRLDALVLRSGFARTIAQARQAVVHRHILVDGKIVDRPSFRVKPGQTIQVKAKSQASDQFLMAAQGVHRDVLPDVPEYLDVQLEKLNATLVRRPKRAEVPVACDVQLVVEFYSR, encoded by the coding sequence ATGTCTAACTCTCGTTCCCGCAAGCAGGTGCGCCTTTCCCGCGCCCTCGGCATCGCCCTGACCCCCAAGGCTGAGCGCTACATGCAGCGCCGCCCCTACCGTCCGGGTGAGCACGGCCGCGGCCGCACCAAGGATTCGGACTACTCGGTCCGTCTCAAGGAGAAGCAGCGTCTGCGCGCCCAGTACGGCATTCGCGAGGCACAGCTTGCCACGCTCTTCAAGGAAGCACACCGTATTGAGGGCCAGACCGGTGAGAACCTGGTTGAGCTTCTCGAGATGCGTCTTGACGCTCTCGTCCTCCGCTCCGGCTTTGCACGCACCATCGCCCAGGCTCGCCAGGCTGTTGTGCACCGCCACATCCTCGTTGACGGCAAGATCGTCGACCGTCCTTCCTTCCGTGTGAAGCCCGGCCAGACCATTCAGGTTAAGGCCAAGTCGCAGGCCTCGGACCAGTTCCTCATGGCTGCACAGGGCGTTCACCGCGACGTCCTGCCGGACGTCCCGGAGTACCTCGATGTTCAGCTTGAGAAGCTGAACGCCACCCTCGTGCGTCGCCCCAAGCGAGCCGAGGTCCCGGTTGCCTGTGACGTGCAGCTGGTCGTCGAGTTCTACTCTCGCTGA
- a CDS encoding DUF948 domain-containing protein, which translates to MEITLGGIAAIIAALAFVGLVVFLVRPLTKLGKTFDELTKSVEKLTDETIPALTNAAETVARTNTQLERIDTITTAAARTAEDLSATTTLVTSTVSAPFLAVRNAVGKLRGNR; encoded by the coding sequence ATGGAGATCACACTCGGCGGAATCGCCGCCATTATCGCCGCCCTCGCCTTTGTGGGACTCGTCGTATTCCTGGTCCGCCCGCTGACGAAGCTTGGTAAGACCTTCGACGAGCTGACGAAGTCGGTAGAGAAACTCACCGACGAGACAATTCCGGCCCTGACGAACGCGGCGGAGACCGTGGCACGGACCAACACGCAGCTCGAACGCATCGACACGATCACCACCGCTGCGGCCCGTACCGCGGAGGATCTTTCGGCCACGACGACACTCGTCACCTCGACCGTGTCGGCGCCGTTCCTTGCGGTGCGTAACGCTGTCGGAAAGCTTCGCGGAAACCGCTAG